A portion of the Cryptomeria japonica chromosome 5, Sugi_1.0, whole genome shotgun sequence genome contains these proteins:
- the LOC131061163 gene encoding replication protein A 70 kDa DNA-binding subunit A-like — MKTVQDLCTHKQKKKMDPKIVKVIGQLVDVMLRNLTVPKYVDPGTPMIKVRIGNVVIPNTLIDMGVIIKVMTIERKEKLSIKGLRPTPTVLQMADCSVVKPKEINPTNNPYDFPIVGRNEASKRIIPIAALNSYKTRWTIKARDTKKGQLHHFNNAREDGKVFSFDLVDFDGDEIRVTCFNVIAKEFYDRIDIGRVFITSKERLKPTQNNFNHLNNEWEFILESNSEVEFCLEDNSLIPEQIFHLTRISEIENMKSISMVDIIGVVLSIDPPNIIFKRDATRIKKINIQLKDMSTCMVELTMWGGFCNKEGQKLQEMCNLGTFPILAIEAAQIVILVENLLEQLP, encoded by the exons ATGAAGACAGTTCAAGATTTGTGTACTCATaagcaaaagaaaaagatggaTCCCAAGATTGTTAAAGTCATTGGACAACTTGTTGATGTTATGCTTAGGAACCTAACAGTTCCTAAGTATGTTGATCCAGGAACTCCTATGATAAAGGTACGCATTGGTAATGTTGTTATTCCTAATACACTCATTGATATGGGAGTTATAATTAAGGTTATGACAATCGAAAGAAAGGAAAAATTATCAATTAAAGGACTTAGACCCACTCCTACAGTTCTCCAAATGGCAGACTGTTCTGTGGTCAAACCTAaag AAATCAATCCTACCAACAATCCATATGACTTCCCAATTGTTGGAAGAAATGAAGCTTCCAAAAGAATTATTCCTATTGCGGCATTAAATTCGTACAAAACTAGATGGACAATAAAGGCAAGAGACACTAAAAAGGGTCAACTTCATCATTTTAACAATGCAAGAGAAGATGGAAAAGTTTTTAGTTTTGACTTGGTTGATTTTGATGGTGATGAAATAAGAGTAACATGTTTTAATGTTATTGCAAAAGAGTTTTATGATCGTATAGACATTGGGAGAGTGTTTATAACCTCAAAAGAGAGACTTAAACCTACACAAAATAATTTCAACCATTTAAATAATGAATGGGAATTTATTTTAGAAAGTAATTCTGAAGTTGAGTTTTGTTTAGAGGACAATAGCTTAATACCAGAACAAATATTTCATCTTACAAGAATAAGTGAAATTGAGAACATGAAAAGCATTTCTATGGTTGACATTATTGGTGTTGTTTTATCAATTGATCCACCAAACATAATATTCAAAAGGGATGCCACAAggattaagaaaataaatattcaaCTAAAAGACATGTCAACTTGTATGGTGGAGTTAACAATGTGGGGTGGTTTCTGCAATAAGGAAGGCCAAAAACTCCAAGAAATGTGCAATTTAGGAACTTTCCCCATTCTTGCTATAGAGGCTGCACAAATAGTGATTTTGGTGGAAAATTTGTTGGAACAATTACCATGA